The Saccharopolyspora gregorii genomic interval CGGCCCTTCGTCCCGTACCCGATGACGACCACGTGGTCGCGCACCTTCGTCCTCCAGTGTTGGATCTTGAACGCTTGCCGGGATCGTTCGGTGAGCACTTCGAGCGTGGTGCCGACCAGCACGATCAGGAACAGCACCCGCAGCGGGGTGATGACGAGGACGTTGACCAGCCGGGCGAGCGGGCTGACCGGAGTGATGTCCCCGTAACCGGTGGTCGACAGCGACACCGTCGCGTAGTAGACCACGTCGAGCAGGCTCAGCTCGCCGCCCGCGGTGTCCCGGTAGCCGTCGCGGCCGACGTAGACGATGGCGACGGTGGCGGCGAGCGCGAGGGTGGCGCCGATGATGCGGCGCACGATGGACCGCACCGGGCTGATCGCGGCCTCCGGCATCCGGATCACGCCGACGAGCGTGTGGTCCGGGCGGTCGGTGAGCCGCTCGGTGATCGGGAGGCGCATCCGGCCGCTGATCAGGTGGCTGGCGCGGATGGGCCCGCCGCGCCTCACCACGGCGCCGCCTCGCGCCCGGTTTCGGCGTCTTCGCCCACGATTCCCCCGATTTCCGCTGGATCTGCTGCCGCCGAACATAACCCGCGGGGCAGGCGATCACCGCGAGACCTCCCGTGCGCCGCGTCACCCGGGCCATTGCCGACCGGCGGCGCATCGTGCAACGCTGCGACGCATGAGTTTCCCCCGTTCGGCGCAGCTGCTGTCCGGCGTGCTCGCCACCGCCGGCGTGCTGCACTTCGCGAAGCCGAAACCGTTCGACGGCATCGTGCCGCAGCAGCTGCCCGGATCCGCTCGCACCTGGACCTACCTGTCCGGGGTCGCGGAGCTCGGATGTGCCGCTGCGGTGGCGAATCCGCGGACGCGCCGGTGGGGCGGGCTTCTCACCGCCGGGCTGTTCGTCGCCGTGTTCCCGGCGAACGTGCAGATGGCGTGGGATTACCGGCGGAAACCGCTGCCGCAGCGGGCCATCGCCTACGGCAGGCTCCCGTTGCAACTACCGCTGATCGCCTGGGCCCTGCGAGTTCGCTCAACCGCAACGAAGTAGCCACCGGACGTAGTCCACGACGGGTCGACCGGTTTACCATCTCCCGGTGCAGCAGCTTGAGCACGCCGCCGACGCGCTCGGCTGGCAGGGTCATCTGGTTCCGCACGTCGAGGTGCTCGGAGCGCGGTTCGCGGCCGTGACCCGGATCCGGCGGGACGTGCACCTCTGGCGCCGGGAGCACGGCTGGGCCCCGGAGGACGACCCGATGTGGTTCCGGTCCTGGTCGCAGCCGTCCATGCACGACCACCTGCCGGTCGCGGCCGTCGACGTCGTCGGGATCCTGGTTCCGGTGCGCAAGGCGAAGTACGGGCCGCGGGCGTGCGGCACGTTGATGACGCTGGCGCCGTGCAGCGTGGTGCTGCCGCGCGGCCACCCGTACCGGCCGTGGCCGATGACCGAACTGGACTACTACGGCATCGGCGTGGTGGCCGACCACGGCGGGGAACCGTCCGAAGTGCTGCTGCCGCCGGAGGACCGCTCCCCCGAGTTCAGCTCCTCGCTGTTCGGCCGCTGGTTGCAGGAAGTGCTGTATTCCCTGGTGCTGCAACGGGATCCGGAGCTGGCGGAGAACCCGACGGGCTGAGCCCGCGCAGCGGCGGCCCCCAGCGGTACCGCCGCCGATCGCTCCCCCGGTGCGGGGAGATCAGGCCAGCACGTACTCGTGCCAGTTCATCCCGTGCGGGTTCCAGCCGAGCCCGCGGCCTTCCTTCGCGGCCCGCAGCGCCTGCATGGTGTGCGGCCAGCGGCGGATCACGTTGGCGACCGCGACCGGCGTCATCAGCTCGCTGGTGCGGCGGTGGTCGCCGGGGCCGAGGAACGCGATCCCGCCCGCGGTGGACAGGATGTCGGTGAGCGGCGCCTGCCCGGACAGGGTGGTCTTCTCCACGCTGATCAGCGTGTTCGGGTGCAGGTCCGGCGGCCAGGTGCGCCGGTCCAGGTCGGCGGCGACGGGCTGGTCGCAGTTGCCGCAGCGGCACTCGAACTCGCCGGTCCAGCCGTGCTTGGCCCAGGACCACACGACGCTGCCGCCCGGTTCCAGGTCGGACAGCGCCGCGACGTGCGGCCAGGCGCCGACGACCGCGTTGAGCATGGTCCGCTTGGTGGGCCGGGATTCGCCGCCGGGGCCGGTGAACGACCAGGTGCCCGCGTCGTCGCGGCTCACCCGGACGAGCGGCACGCGCAGCGACAGCACGTCGGTGTCCACGACGACTTCCGCCTCGGGCGGGGTGTTGAGCTTCCACTCCGTGTTCTGATCCATCCCGAGCATGTTCATGCGTCCGAACGGGCTACGACAAGATCCGCCACCCGAAGGTGTGGATCTCACCCGTGTCGTGGACGGTCTCGACCCGATCGTGCTTCACACGTCCGGCACCGAGGTGAGCAGCTCGCGCAACCCGTCCCCGTCGAACAGGTCCGCGGGGCTGAGCGTCGTGTCGTGCCGGACGTAGTGGAACGCCGCGCGCACCCGCTCCAGCGGCACGCCGGCGAGTTCCGCCCACGCGATCCGGTAGGCGGCCAGCTGCACGGCCAGCGCGGGCACCTGGTCGTCGGCGGGGACGGCGCCGGTCTTCCAATCGAGCACCGTCCAGCCGCCGTCGGCGTCGGCGAACACGGCGTCCATCCGGCCGCGCAGCACGACGCCTTCGACCTGGGT includes:
- a CDS encoding DoxX family protein, which produces MSFPRSAQLLSGVLATAGVLHFAKPKPFDGIVPQQLPGSARTWTYLSGVAELGCAAAVANPRTRRWGGLLTAGLFVAVFPANVQMAWDYRRKPLPQRAIAYGRLPLQLPLIAWALRVRSTATK